The sequence agactTGCTTGTGGTCACACAGCTCCGACGTGGCAGGACCAGGATTCTAATGCAGGTTTCACTGACTCCAGAAGGTGAACTTTTCTCTTTGACCACACCAGCCCCCTTTCTGAAGATGTGGGACTCTGCTAAACCCCAAACGCCCATATTCCTGCAGGAGACTGAACACAACTCTCCCAGGTGGATGCTTTCAATaaactcatttttcagatgaggaagctaaggcTCACATAGGTTAGGAACCTTAAATAGGACTCACAGAGTCTGGTCTCAGAACCCACCTGCCTGTCCAGGGCTCTCGTCTGCTCCTGCAGCTCCTTGACCTCAGCCTGCGCCTGGGCCTGGCACTTTAGCAGGTGGCCCATGTTCTCCAGCCTCTCGCCGTCTCGCAGCCGCTTGACCTGGCTCTGGGCGACGCTGATCTGCACCTGCAGTTTGTCCCGCACCTCCTGCAGACGCTGGATCTCCTCGCTGCCccaggagggaggtggaggagaggcCGGCAAGGGGCAGAGCTCGGGATCACTAAAGGCCGGACACACCGGGCCTGCCCTCCTCGCCTCGGACCCAGGAGTCCAGCGCCTCGGCCAGCCCCCTCGCACTCAGCTCACAGTTGCTTGTTGATGCGCTGGTGGACCTCCTTGCCGTAGGCCCGCCTTTCGCCCTCCATCACTTTGCATTGTCGCTGCAGTCTGCTCAGCTCCCAATCTACTGCGGCAGGACCAGCCAAGGGACTCAACTGGTAACTGGGCCCCAGCACCTTCCTCCCCAGGACCTAGGAATTCTGGCTCCCTTAGGGTCTCCTAAATGGTAGCTGAACTGCAGACCGAGTCCCCACGCCCCTCTGGGACTGCATCTCAGTTCCTGTACCCCTCAGGCTTGCTCATCCCTTCATACTCCCTGGACCCCAAGCTGACCTCGggatttctcccccaaacccactCCTGCTCCCGGTTTGGGGGCACATCTCTTTCCCCCACTAGAGGGCGCTCCTGGAAGCCCTCACGGTCCTCAGGGACCCACAGCACAGGACCTGGAACTTGGGCAAGTTGAGGGCAGATGCCAAGACCTAGAGGGCAGCATTCTTGCTCGCTCCCTTCCCTTCCAGCCCCACTGCCCAACAGTCCTCAGCCCCGTCCTCACGCCTCCTCACTCTCAGCCCATCCCCTAGGCTCAGGCCTCATCGTCTCCTGCCTGGACCgtcaccccagcctcctcctcaaaCTCCTGGCCTCCCCTCACAGCCCCAGAGGGTCTTTCTACGCCCAGAGCGGTCTCTGCCCCATTTCTGCTCATAGGCCTCCCCTGGTGCTTCAGCGCTCTCAGGACATCGTCCCAGCTCCTCAGCCCGGTGTTCAAGACCTCACATGACCTGATCCTACCCACCTCTCCAGGCTTGTCCTCCAGTGCCCCACCTCCCAcggcccagtggttctcaaccaggagcGATGTGCCCCCCATGGACatttggccatgtctggagacatttttgattgccttgatggggggggggggttgctggatagagaccagggctgctgctgagcatcctacaacgcacaggacagcccccacgaCAAAGAATTCCCTGACCCCAAGTGTCAGCAGTGCGGAGgatgagaaaccctgctctagcCTCAAGCTGTTCTCTCAAAGccacttccctttcttctccccttgGTAATTCCTGGGTGGAGTTCTGGGCCCCACGAGAACGtctcctcctgcaggaagccttcctggcGCGCCCCACTCCCCAGGCTTGGCCCACCCATCTGTCCTGCTCCACCTCCATTCGGGCACTAGAGGGCTCTCCTGGACGGTCTCCcagtccccagtgcctagcagcACAGGACATGGaacttggggaaactgaggaaaagaATGAGCGAAAGAAAACGAGAACGTATCAATTACCCAGTCCCTCTGGGAAGACCTCGCTTCCATCCTCGGAGCGGGTGCTCCTTGCAGAGAATCCCAAAGGCATCTTGAGCAACGGGGATGGGGCTCCTGTAGGGGTGACACAGGAGCCCTTCAGACCGCGAGCAGGAGGGGGCCCGGAGGAGAGTGGGCAACCAACAGCGAGGGGCTAGGATCTGGAAGAGGGTGACCCAGAACCAGCCCTGGCCTCTCCTGGAGGCTCAGTTCCTCCGGTGGGTCGGAGGGGTCCCGTCTCaggcctctcccccacccctctgaCTCTAGCACGGAGGACTGGTCCTCTAGATTCTCTCTATCTCTGCGGCGGGGCTGCTTGGGGAAGGGGAAACCCCCGGCCGGCCGTGGGGGCGAGGCCCGGGCCCTACCTGCTGCAGTGCCGGACCTGTCCCTGGTGCTTCAAGCTCACTGTTGTGGCCTGGTTACTGCGGAGATAAGGGGCCAATGACGCCTGAGGACCGCGGCcggggtgggacccaggcagcGAGGGGAGGGCGCGGGAGGGGAGGCTTGGGAGGAGGGGCCAAGGAGGCCTCCAGTGCTGGATCCTGGGGGCCGTGAACAGACCGGTGGGTCAGCCCCGAGGGGGGCGGAGCTAGGATGGGTGCAAGGGACGGGGCCTTTctggggggcggggcctgcgagGGGCGGGGCTTCCGGGGCCAGCGAGGCGGAGTTAGGAGGGCAATGAAGACCAAGGCAGGAGGGGGCTGCGAAGGACGGTGCTGGAAGGGCCCGAGAGGGGAAGAGGCACGGGTCCCGGCGGGGCTTCGAGCCCTGTGAGGGGTTGGGCACGGGTCTCTGTAGGGGGCCGGGCTTCGGGCCTTGCGACTGCAGGGCACGGATCTCTGTAGGGAGCAGGGCTGCGGGGCCTgcgaggggaggggcaggggtccCTGCAGGGGCGGGGCTaggtcctgggaggggagggacacGGGTCCTtgcagggggcggggccggggcctgCGAGAGGAGGGGCACAGGTTCCTgcaggggcggggctggggcctGAGAGGGGCGGGGCTTGGGCCTGCGAGGGGCGGGGCACGGGGCCctgcaggggcggggccgggacctGCGAGGGGAGGGGCACAGGTCCCTgcagggggcggggctgggacCTGCGAGAGGAGGGGCACAGGTTCCTgcaggggcggggctggggcctGAGAGGGGCGGGGCTTGGGCCTGCGAGGGGAGGGGCACAGGTCCctgcagggggcggggcgggggcctgCGAGGGGAGGGGCACGGGGCCCTgcagggggcggggctggggcctGCGAGGGGCGGGACACAGGTCCctgcagggggcggggccgggacctGCGAGGGGAGGGGCACGGGCCCCTGTAGGGGGCGGGGCTGCAGGAACACAGGCGGGGTCTGGTGGGAGGGCGCTGGAAGGACTGGCTCCTGAGAGTTGCGGGGGCCGCGGCCACTCAGGAGGCGCTAGCGCGCGGAGGGCCTGTGGGAGGTCGGGAGGGTCTGTGTGGGGAGCACAGGCCTGTGAGGGCCGCCTGCGTGTTTCCAGGAgcgggagggcagggctgggagggaaagGTCCGGAAGGCTTTGGAGCTAGGCCGAGGTCCTTCGGCACGGGCAGAGAGACGCGTGTCTTAAGCTGATTAAGACCACGTTATTTTGAGGATTCATTAGTAGGGAGGCGCTGCGGACGCTGGGATTTGTGAGGGGGAGGAGCGCTCACCACAGCCTCAGGTCCTCACAACGGCTAACTACGCATGCGCAGCCAACGGCCTCCAGGGAAGCCGCCAAAAACCCTTGGCTGCCTGCGAGGTCCGCGCACTGAGGCGGAAGTGGGCGGGGCCTCGGGGCGCTCCGCACCGCCCTTGCCTTCCGGCCACGCCCCATCTGGCCACACCTCCTCGCTCCGCAGGACAACCCCCCTCGGCAGCTGGCTGCTCCCCACGTGGGCCTCCCTGGAGCGGGAGGGCAGTGGGCGCCGCTCCCTGCAGGCTGGGTGTGCCTGACGCCTGCGGTTTCCTGTGGGAGGAAGCGGCCCGCGGGCGCTCAACTCAGCTCGTAGCCTTGGAGGCCCGGGAGGGGGAGATCCTGCCACTGCTTTTTGGTCCCCTGATTCTTCCCCTCCACTGGGCCCTAGCACGGAGGACGCCCGAGCATCCCCAGGATATGCAAGTCTGGCACTGATTCCGCTGATTCAAAGTCCTAGCCTTCTGTTCACCTTCCCCGTTCAAATTCCTGTCTCCCTAGCGCCTGGTTCCCAGGCTCCTCCCAAGACTAGGTCCGGTTCCCTTTGCCTGCACTCCAGGAAGAGCACAGGATGCTCCAGGCCCTAATTTTTCCCAGTGACCCAGACTTTCTAACTTCCTTAGAGTTCTGAACTCAGACCCTCTCTGTCCTCAAAGACTTAAATTTGAACCTATTTATTCCCCAACTCAGAGACCCTCATTTTGTACTCCCAACTCTTTAGCCTTGGGGCCCAACGGCCCCAAGAATTTGCCCCTTCCCCAAATCCTAGAGACCTTGATCTGGGGTCCCCCCGTACTGAATCCACGTCAGGGCCCCAGTGCCTGGTGTAACTAGCACATACAACActgctcactatgtgccaggtactactCTAAGAACTACCCTATGAGGTATCTACTATTATTAGGcctgttttacaaataaagaaactgaggcacagagagtttatgagtaacttgcccaaaatcacagcTAATGAGTAAAGCagcttggatttgaatccagccACTGTGTCTCTAGAGTCTGCTGTACTGTTACCCAGCCTCCAGGTCTCCCGGGTACCCACCCAGGCCCTGAATTGCCCATCCCTCCCAGACTCAGAGAGCCCAGAAGACCAACCACCCTCCCTACCCCTATCTCTGGCCCCAGGAGATACCCAGACATCCCATCTCCAGTTCTCTTCCCTTTCAGGGACCCAAGATATCAGCCCACCAGCTCTCCATGCCACATCAGGACCCCAGATACCTGGTCCCCTGTCTCTCACTTTTCACCAGCACCCAATTCTTCCAAGAGACCCAGGTACATAGTATTCACCCCTCCCCCCGCCCTAATTCAGTATCCCAAGATTaaagcatcatcatcatcatcatcatcatagttAAGATTAACTCCTCAGTATTGTACTTCTttttaaaaccctccaatggcttcccaccaCACTTAGAATAAAAACCAGACTCCTCCTCTAGGCTTCAAGGGCTGCCTTtgatttcccttcctcctcctccctctagaTCCCTGTGTTCTAGCCACACTGGCTCTTCTGTCTGCTCCCCAAACAACCTGAGCTTGTTCTCAGAGGCCTTCACGC comes from Equus asinus isolate D_3611 breed Donkey chromosome 26, EquAss-T2T_v2, whole genome shotgun sequence and encodes:
- the LOC139042234 gene encoding proline-rich protein HaeIII subfamily 1-like codes for the protein MGRGRKARAVRSAPRPRPLPPQCADLAGSQGFLAASLEAVGCACVVSRCEDLRLWSRPRPLQGPVSRPSQAPAPPPAGPRAPPLAGPRPAPCRDLCPSPRRPKPRPSQAPAPPLQEPVPLLSQVPAPPPAGTCAPPLAGPGPAPAGPRAPPLAGPSPAPLRPQPRPCRNLCPSSRRPRPRPLQGPVSLPSQDLAPPLQGPLPLPSQAPQPCSLQRSVPCSRKARSPAPYRDPCPTPHRARSPAGTRASSPLGPFQHRPSQPPPALVFIALLTPPRWPRKPRPSQAPPPRKAPSLAPILAPPPSGLTHRSVHGPQDPALEASLAPPPKPPLPRPPLAAWVPPRPRSSGVIGPLSPQ